In a genomic window of Shouchella clausii:
- a CDS encoding dUTP diphosphatase encodes MNLTKLFEIQKELDEAIIKKKGLEGKDLLQERILALLVELGECANEWRGFKFWSENNSPKPPQYNWRVSEDGLNKEWIPEWGYESYPLLEEYVDCLHFFLSIGISIGHTDFEAWEYSYTKDETKQFLAVFGQIDNIRIIFEDKDNIEPDDCVVYETAFAHFLALGKMLGFTWGEIEQAYLQKNEINHKRQETGY; translated from the coding sequence ATGAATCTAACAAAATTATTTGAAATCCAAAAAGAGCTAGACGAGGCGATCATCAAGAAGAAAGGGCTTGAAGGTAAAGACTTGCTGCAAGAACGAATTCTAGCGCTACTAGTGGAACTAGGAGAGTGCGCAAACGAGTGGCGGGGGTTCAAGTTTTGGAGTGAAAACAACTCACCTAAACCACCGCAATATAATTGGAGAGTCTCAGAAGATGGATTAAATAAAGAATGGATACCTGAGTGGGGATATGAATCTTATCCGCTCCTAGAAGAATACGTCGACTGTCTTCACTTTTTCTTGAGCATCGGAATTTCAATAGGCCATACAGACTTCGAGGCTTGGGAGTATTCTTATACTAAAGACGAAACAAAGCAGTTTCTTGCTGTTTTTGGTCAGATAGATAACATCAGAATAATTTTTGAAGACAAAGACAATATTGAACCAGATGATTGCGTGGTGTATGAAACTGCTTTTGCGCACTTCTTGGCTTTAGGAAAGATGCTAGGATTTACTTGGGGAGAGATCGAGCAGGCATACCTTCAAAAGAATGAAATCAATCACAAAAGGCAAGAAACGGGGTATTGA
- a CDS encoding ArpU family phage packaging/lysis transcriptional regulator, producing MEQKELFELPELDKQKTKEAVEEAFVKYRMYKYLQFDDREAAITSPFKDVVVKTSGTSDKTADTAIYNADMKEYQKRFCEKLERVVKHLPSLEQFLVEKRYMDRNAEYMTDLKMYNFVFQPPISAKFYYKLQRNAFYKIALAMNFNVEKNK from the coding sequence ATGGAACAGAAAGAACTATTTGAACTCCCAGAGCTAGATAAACAAAAAACAAAGGAGGCTGTAGAAGAAGCGTTTGTTAAATACCGGATGTACAAATACTTGCAATTCGATGATCGGGAAGCTGCTATTACATCTCCCTTTAAAGACGTTGTAGTCAAAACGAGTGGGACCAGCGATAAAACTGCTGATACCGCCATTTATAACGCAGACATGAAGGAATACCAAAAGCGTTTTTGCGAAAAGCTTGAACGCGTCGTGAAACATCTTCCTTCATTAGAACAGTTTCTTGTTGAGAAGCGTTACATGGACAGAAACGCGGAGTATATGACCGATTTAAAAATGTACAACTTTGTATTTCAACCGCCTATAAGCGCTAAGTTTTATTACAAACTACAGCGCAATGCATTCTATAAAATTGCACTTGCAATGAACTTCAATGTAGAGAAAAACAAATAA
- a CDS encoding metal-sensing transcriptional repressor gives MEEQVTERTRHRHTTDKAKLQNRLKRIEGQVRGVQKMIEEDRYCVDVLVQLSAIQAALKKVSMHMLEDHSKHCVADAIKKGDGDEAISELMDIISRFSK, from the coding sequence TTGGAAGAGCAAGTCACAGAGCGGACGAGACATCGCCATACAACAGATAAAGCAAAATTGCAAAACCGCTTAAAGCGGATTGAAGGCCAAGTGCGCGGCGTCCAAAAGATGATTGAAGAAGACCGTTATTGCGTCGATGTCCTTGTGCAACTTTCGGCAATCCAAGCCGCACTTAAAAAAGTAAGCATGCATATGCTTGAAGACCATTCAAAACATTGCGTGGCAGACGCAATAAAAAAGGGCGACGGCGACGAAGCCATTTCAGAATTAATGGATATCATCAGCCGCTTTTCAAAATAA
- a CDS encoding Cof-type HAD-IIB family hydrolase, with protein MERATIFFDIDGTLLDEEKRLPQSTKQAIAALKEKGHEVAIATGRAPYFFKELREELEIDSYICFNGQYVVFKGELIYENTLDMDAFTEMERYASSQEHPLVFMGSKTFTSNREDHPYVIKSIKTLKIDLPQYNPDLYNEQPLHQALLFCEEGEEKDYETRFPALRFVRWHPLSVDVLPREGSKANGIAKFIKRANINLANVYAFGDQLNDLEMLSFVEHGVAMGNAPEKVKAQARYVTKPVHENGIDYGLKMVGLL; from the coding sequence ATGGAGAGAGCAACTATTTTTTTTGATATTGACGGTACGTTGCTAGATGAAGAGAAGCGCCTGCCGCAATCAACAAAACAAGCGATAGCTGCTTTAAAAGAGAAAGGACATGAAGTGGCCATTGCCACAGGGCGCGCTCCTTACTTTTTTAAGGAATTGCGCGAAGAACTAGAGATCGATTCATATATTTGCTTTAATGGCCAATACGTCGTCTTTAAAGGGGAATTAATTTACGAAAACACGCTTGATATGGACGCATTTACCGAGATGGAGCGTTATGCGTCTTCGCAGGAGCATCCTCTTGTGTTTATGGGTTCAAAAACGTTTACCTCTAACCGTGAAGACCACCCTTATGTAATTAAAAGCATCAAGACATTAAAAATTGACTTGCCCCAATACAATCCTGATTTATACAACGAGCAACCGCTCCACCAAGCGTTGCTCTTTTGTGAGGAAGGCGAAGAAAAAGACTATGAAACTCGCTTTCCAGCGCTTCGCTTCGTCCGCTGGCATCCACTGTCTGTAGATGTGCTGCCTCGCGAAGGTTCAAAAGCAAATGGGATTGCCAAATTTATTAAGCGTGCAAACATAAACTTGGCCAATGTTTATGCTTTCGGCGACCAATTAAATGATCTCGAAATGCTTTCATTTGTCGAGCATGGAGTAGCGATGGGCAATGCGCCTGAAAAAGTGAAAGCACAAGCCCGCTACGTAACAAAGCCTGTGCATGAAAATGGCATTGATTATGGCTTAAAAATGGTTGGATTACTTTAA
- the copZ gene encoding copper chaperone CopZ — protein sequence MASITLSVSGMSCNHCVTAIQTAVGELNGVKEVNVSLDKNEVAVSYDETAVAEDKIKAEIEDQGYEVN from the coding sequence ATGGCATCAATAACCCTTTCTGTGTCAGGAATGTCGTGCAACCATTGTGTAACAGCGATTCAAACAGCGGTTGGCGAACTAAACGGCGTAAAAGAAGTCAATGTATCTCTCGACAAAAATGAAGTAGCCGTTTCCTACGATGAAACAGCGGTTGCTGAAGACAAAATCAAGGCAGAAATCGAAGACCAGGGGTACGAAGTCAATTAG
- a CDS encoding GNAT family N-acetyltransferase: MDSESRFETPRLVLRKLLEGDAEALFPYWSDVRVTRYMKIDTLRTIDEARSLIRTILKEMAEGKASRYVIKLKDTDDIIGTCGFETFQTEHHSAKISYELGKPYWGKGYASEALRCILADGFRTHRLHRVEAYIEPDNDRSIHALHKLGFMQEGRLRGALYKSNRYVDQLVFSLLREEME; encoded by the coding sequence GTGGACAGTGAAAGTCGTTTTGAAACCCCTCGCTTGGTTTTGCGTAAACTTTTAGAAGGTGATGCAGAAGCGTTGTTTCCTTATTGGTCTGACGTGCGCGTGACAAGGTATATGAAAATTGACACACTCCGGACGATTGATGAAGCGCGTTCGCTGATCCGCACAATTTTAAAAGAAATGGCAGAAGGAAAAGCTTCGCGATACGTAATCAAACTAAAGGACACAGATGACATTATTGGCACATGCGGGTTTGAAACCTTTCAAACAGAACACCATAGTGCAAAAATCAGCTATGAACTTGGGAAACCTTATTGGGGCAAAGGCTATGCTTCAGAAGCGTTGCGTTGTATTTTGGCAGATGGCTTTCGGACACACCGTCTTCACCGAGTCGAGGCTTATATCGAACCGGACAATGACCGTTCCATTCATGCTTTACATAAACTTGGTTTCATGCAGGAAGGCAGGTTGCGCGGAGCGTTATATAAAAGCAACCGATACGTCGACCAACTCGTCTTTTCTCTCCTTCGGGAGGAAATGGAGTAA